The nucleotide sequence TGATAAAAACGGCTGATGGTGGAACCTTATTTCTTGATGAAATTGGAGAAATCAGCCAAGGAGTACAGGTAAAGTTGCTTCATTTTTTACAGGAGGGAGAAATACTTCCAATAGGGGGGAATACACCAATTAAAGTGGATGTAAAAATAATTACAGCTACCAACAAAAATTTATCTTTAATGGTTAAGCAAAATAGATTCAGACAAGATTTATATTTTAGACTCAGTGTAATAGAAATGACAGTGCCACCCCTTAGAGAAAGAAAAGAAGATATTTCTGCACTTACCTACTTTTTCCTAAATGAGTTTTGCAAAATTTACAACGTAACTCATGAATTATCCAATGAAGCTTTAGAACTATTATCCCAATACTCATGGCCAGGCAATGTCCGTCAGCTAAGACACGTAATTGAACGACTTGTAATAATGACACGGAATGTACTAATTACTGAAGAAGATCTTCCAAAAGGAATCTATAATTTTGGACCAAGTTCTGATGAAATAGAAATTGATACAGAAAACTTGTCGCATAAAGATATAATGGAAAACTTCGAACGACAATTAATTATCTCCAAATATAAAAACAATCCTTCATCAAGAAAACTTGCAGAAGCATTAAAAATAAATCAGAGTAAAGCTGTAAGACTTATCCAGAAATATATACAGTCATAGTTTTTTATAAATCATCATATCCTTGCTATTTGTTTATATCTGAGAATAAAAAAACGATAATCTAATTTTTCATATACTCATACATTGCATTGCTAGGGAACGGTTTAGAGTAACCTCTCAAGTCTCTACTTATTAACTAAGCAACTAAACAGAAGGTTTTGTGTTGGTATTTTTCAATTTAATATTTTCACCCTTATTGTATATAATATGACATTTACAAAAAACATTAACCGTTCTCTCATTTTTTGAGATATTAAATGGTAGTAATAGTCTAAGAGACTATTACTACCAAGAAAATAATGTCAGTTATATATTACGCTATTTATTCCACCGATACAGGTTGTACGCCAAAAGCAGCGTCATCAGTCCTTTTACCCACAAAGCGGATAATTAACCAACAAACAACTAAACCAGCAGTAATACTAATCCAACTTGGTACACCCAATCCTGCAGGTATACAACCAAAGATGATGGAAACCCCAGCGGCGGTCAAAGCATATGGTAACTGAGTCATACAATGGTCCATATGATCGACACCAGAAGCCATAGATGAAAGAACAAGTGACTCTGAAATAGGTGAAATATGATCACCCATGGTAGAAGCAGTGAAAACTGCACCTATTGTCGCAAGTACTGGAGCTCCAAGACCTGTGGCAGCTGGTATAGCTAATGGCATAACCAAAGCCATTGTTCCCCAAGATGAACCAGTAGCAAAACCCATAAGGCCAGAAATAACAAATACGACTGTTGGTAAAGCCCAACCAGGGAAATTGGACTCAACTAATGCTGTAACAATATAATTAGCAGTGCCCAAGGACTTACAAACATTAGCAAGTGTCCAAGCTAAAACCATGAATACAATTGTGAATACGAGAGACTTCATGCCGCCAATCCAAGTATCATTTATTTCAGAAAAAGTCATCATTTTTTGAACAAGCATCATAATAGCAAGAACAATAGTAGCAGCAAGTACGCCAACAGTCATCATCCAAAGAGTACTAGCAGAAGCAAAAACTGAAAGCAAACCATCGGCAGCCATTTTTTCCATACCGCCACCAGTAATAAAGAACCCGATGAACATAATTACAAACATAGTAATCATTGGAACAAAGAAATTTATAGCACGCAGAGTTGCACCTTCTGGAGCACAATATTCTTTATCATCTATACCACCCATTGGAGTAGAATCTGGTCGAAATGTATGTCCAGTAGTGATAGCACGTTTTTCAGCTTCATACATTTTGCCAAAGTCACGATTCTGCATACAAATAAAGTATATGAAAGCAACACTGAAAAGACCATAAAAACGATAAGGAATAGATTTAACAAATAACGTATATGCACCTTCATTCATTCCAACTGCAGTAACGGCGGTACCAACAATTGCTACCTGATAAGCGGTCCATCCAGAAATAGGTGATAGAGCAGTAATT is from Abyssisolibacter fermentans and encodes:
- a CDS encoding sigma-54 interaction domain-containing protein, with protein sequence MNKSDIFRILDNMYDEFLVYDNNYNILYINKACQRHYGGKSSEFIGKNFYDIMPRYWKEPAVLPAVYKEKQIYTSKSITQIGVTITTIAVPIFDKNGEIEFVVMNVRDDINENNLYNTTGQFIKNLDDAINTEGIICASKKMKILNADINRISNVKAPCILYGETGVGKSMLAKYMHERSDRSDKKFVAINCAAIPETLIESELFGYVKGAFTGANATGKEGLIKTADGGTLFLDEIGEISQGVQVKLLHFLQEGEILPIGGNTPIKVDVKIITATNKNLSLMVKQNRFRQDLYFRLSVIEMTVPPLRERKEDISALTYFFLNEFCKIYNVTHELSNEALELLSQYSWPGNVRQLRHVIERLVIMTRNVLITEEDLPKGIYNFGPSSDEIEIDTENLSHKDIMENFERQLIISKYKNNPSSRKLAEALKINQSKAVRLIQKYIQS
- a CDS encoding Na+/H+ antiporter NhaC family protein, with product MENFGMLSLLPPIVAIALCIITRQVIISLSIGAFVGIIVLVGGNPIIAFANIITTISDTVGNSWNASILLFTFLLGGYIALLGKSGGMQAIARSAVKFITSRSRGTIVTCLFSSLLFFSDYTSMILTGVVMRPITDRLRISREKLSYIVAGCGTGITALSPISGWTAYQVAIVGTAVTAVGMNEGAYTLFVKSIPYRFYGLFSVAFIYFICMQNRDFGKMYEAEKRAITTGHTFRPDSTPMGGIDDKEYCAPEGATLRAINFFVPMITMFVIMFIGFFITGGGMEKMAADGLLSVFASASTLWMMTVGVLAATIVLAIMMLVQKMMTFSEINDTWIGGMKSLVFTIVFMVLAWTLANVCKSLGTANYIVTALVESNFPGWALPTVVFVISGLMGFATGSSWGTMALVMPLAIPAATGLGAPVLATIGAVFTASTMGDHISPISESLVLSSMASGVDHMDHCMTQLPYALTAAGVSIIFGCIPAGLGVPSWISITAGLVVCWLIIRFVGKRTDDAAFGVQPVSVE